A stretch of the Glycine soja cultivar W05 chromosome 13, ASM419377v2, whole genome shotgun sequence genome encodes the following:
- the LOC114380984 gene encoding peroxisomal nicotinamide adenine dinucleotide carrier-like codes for MSDALINGLAGAGGGIIAQLITYPLQTVNTRQQTERDPKKDTRSQGTLERMCQVVKEEGWERLYGGLMPSVVGTAASQGVYYYLYQIFRNKAEAAALQQKKMGVGDGSVGMLSSLVVAVLSGSVNVLLTNPIWVVATRMQTHRKELNRTPADQGLLVSTEQPILSAVEHLPYGTSQVIQEIYSEAGILGFWKGVLPTLIMVSNPSIQFMLYEAMLVKLRKRRAWSKKGSNGVTALEIFLIGALAKLGATVVTYPILVVKARLQARQDKTGDKRHHYKGTWDAIIKMIRYEGFNGFYNGMGTKIVQSVLAAAVLFMMKEELVRGVRFLLANDAVKPKHP; via the exons ATGTCGGACGCTTTGATCAATGGATTGGCCGGAGCTGGAGGAGGGATCATTGCTCAGCTCATCACTTACCCACTTCAAACT GTAAATACTCGTCAACAAACCGAGCGTGATCCGAAGAAAGACACGAGGAGTCAAGGGACCCTTGAACGAATGTGCCAG GTTGTAAAAGAAGAGGGGTGGGAACGGTTGTATGGAGGCTTGATGCCATCGGTAGTGGGTACAGCTGCGTCTCAG GGTGTTTACTATTATCTCTATCAAATATTCAGGAACAAAGCTGAAGCAGCTGCActacaacaaaagaaaatgggCGTCGGCGATGGATCAGTTGGGATGCTCTCCTCACTTGTTGTTGCTGTTTTATCTGG GTCTGTTAACGTGCTGTTGACAAATCCCATATGGGTAGTTGCTACGCGTATGCAG ACACATAGAAAAGAGTTGAACAGAACTCCAGCTGATCAGGGTTTGTTAGTTTCCACTGAGCAGCCAATTCTTTCTGCAGTTGAGCATCTTCCTTATGGAACTAGTCAGGTG ATTCAAGAAATCTACAGTGAAGCTGGAATTTTGGGTTTCTGGAAAGGTGTATTACCAACATTAATCATG GTAAGCAATCCTTCCATACAGTTCATGCTGTATGAAGCCATGTTGGTGAAGTTAAGAAAAAGACGTGCTTGGAGTAAGAAGGGTAGCAATGGGGTAACTGCTTTAGAG ATATTTCTTATTGGAGCTTTAGCTAAGCTTGGAGCTACTGTTGTAACCTATCCGATCCTAGTTGTGAAG GCAAGGCTCCAAGCTAGACAGGACAAAACTGGAGACAAGAGGCACCATTACAAAG GTACATGGGATGCTATTATAAAAATGATCCGTTATGAAGGGTTTAATGGGTTTTACAATGGTATGGGCACAAAAATTGTACAAAGTGTGCTGGCTGCTGCTGTTTTGTTCATGATGAAGGAAGAACTAGTTAGGGGGGTTCGTTTCTTGCTTGCCAATGATGCTGTAAAGCCAAAGCATCCGTGA
- the LOC114382290 gene encoding formin-like protein 20 — MASSRPPPSKSVDLDLTIVSAKHLKNVNWKNGDLKPYVVFWVDPERRLATKSDDSGNTSPVWNERFALPLPLPLHDSFLTLEIFHSKPSDTPKPLVATLRLPLKDLHDSTRLRKFPLSRPSGRPHGKIHLKLGLLGRPQFDYASLNTNPNPNFVCYRGYTPSHSPSPPASPYTSYTSYTDSYSNYYPAYYSGAPPPPPPRPFFDRYAGPSGPSAPLDYSSTYDPMPKPPKMGLGAGLAIGAVAGALGGLALDEGLNYEEDKIAERVENDVAAAARDDYSDYRVDY; from the coding sequence ATGGCGTCATCTCGTCCCCCTCCTTCGAAATCCGTGGATCTGGACCTAACAATCGTGTCGGCGAAGCACCTGAAGAACGTGAACTGGAAGAACGGCGATCTGAAACCCTATGTGGTTTTCTGGGTGGACCCCGAGCGGCGCCTGGCCACGAAATCCGACGACTCCGGCAACACCTCCCCCGTCTGGAACGAGCGTTTCGccctccctctccctctcccccTCCACGACTCCTTCCTCACGCTCGAGATCTTCCACTCCAAACCCTCCGACACCCCCAAACCCCTCGTCGCCACCCTCCGCCTCCCCCTCAAAGACCTCCACGACTCAACTCGCCTCCGCAAGTTCCCCCTCTCCCGCCCCTCCGGCCGCCCTCACGGCAAGATCCACCTCAAACTCGGCCTCCTCGGCCGCCCCCAATTCGATTACGCCTCCCTCaacactaaccctaaccctaatttcgtctgctACAGAGGATACACCCCTTCCCATTCCCCTTCTCCACCAGCCTCTCCTTACACATCATACACCTCTTACACTGACTCCTATTCTAATTACTACCCCGCTTACTATTCTGGCGCTCCTCCCCCTCCCCCTCCTAGACCCTTCTTCGACCGTTACGCTGGGCCCAGTGGGCCTTCTGCTCCGCTTGATTACTCCTCCACTTATGACCCCATGCCCAAGCCTCCCAAAATGGGCCTCGGCGCTGGCCTCGCCATTGGCGCTGTTGCTGGGGCTCTCGGCGGGCTTGCTCTCGACGAGGGCCTTAACTACGAAGAGGACAAGATCGCCGAGAGGGTCGAGAACGACGTCGCTGCTGCTGCGCGCGACGATTACAGCGATTACCGAGTGGATTATTGA
- the LOC114382289 gene encoding uncharacterized acetyltransferase At3g50280-like, with protein sequence MLCAKMSSSSSSPAVLSKCTVFPHRNSTLGDLKLSISDLNMFLSHYIQKGCLFATPSLPSHSHTLIPHLKNALSQTLSLFPPLAGRLKTDTDGFVYITCNDAGVDFIHATATDISVADLLSPSSSSDVPPISKQLFPFHHKISYTAHSSPIMAFQVTDLADAVFLGCAVCHSVTDGASFWNFFNTFAGISRGATISPSSLPDFRRESILSSNVVLRLPEDIKVTFNVEEPFRERIFSFSRESIQKLKATVNKSLTLFPPPENGDAVELMAKMSSDTQLRTVTEISSFQSLCALVWRCVTKARNLEGSKTTTFRMAVNVRQRMEPKLGDSYFGNAIQSIATCAEAGDVASKELRWCAEQLNKSVKAFDGATVRRNLENWEREPKCFELGNHDGATVQMGSSPRFPMYDNDFGWGRPLAVRSGGANKFDGKMSAFPGRNGGGAIDLEVVLAPETMARLESDSEFMFYVSGW encoded by the exons ATGTTATGTGCAAAaatgtcttcttcttcttcttctcctgcTGTTCTCTCAAAATGCACCGTTTTCCCTCACCGGAACTCCACTCTGGGGGACCTCAAGCTCTCTATCTCCGACCTTAACATGTTTTTATCTCACTACATCCAAAAAGGCTGTCTCTTCGCCACTCCTTCACTTCCCTCTCACTCTCACACTCTCATCCCTCACCTCAAAAACGCGCTTTCCCAAaccctctctctcttccctccCCTCGCCGGCCGTCTCAAAACCGACACCGACGGCTTCGTTTACATCACATGCAACGACGCCGGCGTCGACTTCATCCACGCCACCGCCACCGATATCTCCGTCGCAGACCTCCTCTCCCCGTCGTCTTCGTCTGATGTCCCTCCAATCTCCAAGCAACTCTTCCCCTTCCACCACAAAATCAGTTACACCGCTCATTCTTCCCCTATCATGGCCTTCCAGGTCACCGATCTCGCCGACGCCGTCTTCCTCGGCTGCGCCGTCTGCCACTCCGTCACCGACGGCGCCTCCTTCTGGAACTTCTTCAACACCTTCGCCGGAATCTCAAGAGGAGCCACCATCTCTCCCTCCAGCCTCCCCGATTTCCGCCGCGAGTCCATCCTCAGCTCCAACGTCGTGCTCCGCCTGCCAGAAG ataTCAAGGTGACCTTTAATGTGGAGGAACCTTTTCGCGAGAGAATCTTCAGCTTCAGCCGCGAATCAATTCAGAAACTGAAAGCTACTGTGAACAAAAGCTTGACATTGTTTCCTCCGCCAGAGAACGGTGACGCGGTTGAGTTGATGGCGAAGATGAGCAGCGACACGCAACTGAGAACGGTTACAGAGATTTCGTCGTTTCAGTCACTGTGCGCGCTGGTGTGGCGCTGCGTGACGAAGGCGCGAAATCTCGAGGGGTCGAAAACGACGACGTTTCGAATGGCAGTTAATGTTCGCCAACGCATGGAGCCCAAGTTGGGGGACAGTTACTTCGGGAACGCGATTCAGAGCATTGCCACGTGCGCAGAAGCTGGTGATGTGGCGTCTAAGGAGCTTCGCTGGTGCGCGGAGCAGCTGAACAAAAGCGTGAAGGCCTTCGATGGTGCTACGGTGCGCCGTAACTTGGAGAATTGGGAGCGCGAGCCTAAGTGCTTCGAGTTGGGAAACCACGACGGCGCCACCGTGCAGATGGGAAGCTCGCCGAGGTTTCCGATGTACGACAATGATTTTGGATGGGGGCGGCCCTTAGCCGTTCGCAGCGGCGGAGCGAACAAGTTTGAC